Genomic DNA from Synergistaceae bacterium:
CAAGTCTCAAGCGCGTTTGCAATTCCCTACCCTCCCGCAAAAGGTCAATGGGCTTATCCTTTAGAGTCTCAGCTTGCGATTTATAATAAGGCAGACAGGGACTCAAATTATCAGGAAGTCGAGATGCCCGCAAAATGGATTAATGCACCGAGCGCAGTACGTGATAAAGATAATTATTTATGGTATCGCGTGAAAGTGGGCAAAATTTCGGGGTGGCTGCCTCAAGAAGGAATCAGGCTCAAAATGGGCTCTAAAAGCAAGACGGCCGGAAATATTTATAACAGGTTCGCAAAAATGGATCTTGAAATGCCCTTCAGCTCAAACGAGTCAGAAATATGCTCAAAAATTTTCAAGTTTAATATAATCGGCATGAGCATGACGGATTTGCGCAAGAAAATGGGAACTCCTACACTTCGCGAGTCTCCTTATGATAATGCAGATATGAGCATACTTTCTTATGAAGTCCCCGGAAAAAATATAACTGTCTCGATAGTTTTAACTCGTGATTACGGAGATTTTGACGGAAAAGTTGAATCAATTTCGATTTATCAGGGCAGTGCGGGGGAGCCTGATTAGAAAATTTTGCAGTTCCCGATAATATTTGCGCTTGCTGTATTGCTTGATTTGACACTGGGCGAGATAAATATTTTGCCTCATCCGGTTAAATTAATAGGGCGGTTAATAAATTTTTTGCAGGCGGAATTATTTGATTTACACTCATTTAAAAACGGTCTCGCAGTAACTTGTATAACACTCTTTGCTGCGGGGCTTGTTGTTTATTTATTGCTATATATTTCAGGCTGCAATGATTTAGTCAAGATATATTTATTATATGCTGCTTTATCATGGCGGGACTTGAAAGATGAGACCCGGCCGATTTTATTTTGCTTAATGAGGCATGATTTAGAGGGCGCAAGAAAATTTTTATCACGAGTCGTCGGACGAGATACTCAAAATCTTTCAGAAATAGAAATCACCCGCGCAGTAATCGAAACTATTTCAGAAAATTGTATAGACGGCATTATTTCAGTAATATTTTATTCGTGGCTGGGATATTGCGTAAATAATTCTTACGGGGCTTATATTTTCGTCTGGATATTCAAGGCAGCCAGCACACTTGACTCAATGATAGGCTATAAAAATTTTTACGAGTTCGGGCGGCCAAGCGCAAAACTTGACGACATATTAAATTTTATACCTGCTAGAATCGGCGGAGTCATTATTATTATTTCCGGAGGCATTAAGAATATAAGGCGGGCTGCGAAAATTTTTTGTCAAGACAGATTAAAGCATTCAAGCCCTAACAGTGCACATGGTGAAAGTGCATTTTCCGGAGTCTTAAATATAAAGCTCGGCGGAGGTGCGTATTATAATAATAAATTCATAGCGCGGCCATATTTAAACGAGTCAGGGAATGAGCCGGAAATTTTTGATATTGTCAGAGCATGGCAGTTATTAGATATTTCTTGCGCGTTATTTGCTGTGATTATTATATTTTTAGCGTGCCTTGCTGCTTGATTCATATCATGGCCATATTAGAACGGGGCAAAATTTTTATATTGCTGTAATTATTATATATTTCGAGCGTGTTACTTGCTTGCTGGCGTTATTGCTTGATTTATATCACGGCCATATTAGAACGGGACAAAATTTTTATATTGCTGGGATTATTATATTTCTTGCTGACATATAAATATAACGAGTCCCTGCCCTCCCGTCCGATAAAATTTTATTCCCATGCCTTGCTGCTTGATTTATATCACAAATCCTGTAATATTTCTTTCATGAATAATAATAATTTAACTCTTCACGGGGCGAATCCTGAAAATTTATATAAAGCCTTTAATATCTCAATGCCTGGAAAAATTATAGACTTCAGCACTAATACTAATATACTTTCTTGGCCTGAAAATATAAATATTGATATTGAATCCCTTGCGTCGCGTTATCCTGATTCTGAATGCTTGAATTTGCGCAAAATTATATCTTCACGCGAGAATATAAATATAAATAAAATTTTATTCACAAATGGAATTAACGAGGCTATTTTTTTGCTGGCACGAGTCTTAACTGGTAATACTGCAATTCTTGAGCCATGTTACTCCGAATATAAGCGCGCTTTCATGAACTCACACGAAATTTTTTCGCTGAATGATATAAATAATTATGATAATATAATTCTCACAAATCCTAACAACCCGACCGGAATTTATATAAATAATTTGCATGAAATCATAAAATTTTATCCCGACAAATTTTTTATAATAGATGAGGCCTATATTGATTTTGTGCTTAGTGATAATATACAGCGTGAGAGACTTTGCGATTTTGATAATGCTATTATATTGCGTTCACTGACTAAAATATTTCATTTAAGCGGCGTGAGAATAGGCTATATTATTGCGAACGAGTCAATTATTGAGCGGGTCA
This window encodes:
- a CDS encoding aminotransferase class I/II-fold pyridoxal phosphate-dependent enzyme, with the protein product MLTYKYNESLPSRPIKFYSHALLLDLYHKSCNISFMNNNNLTLHGANPENLYKAFNISMPGKIIDFSTNTNILSWPENINIDIESLASRYPDSECLNLRKIISSRENININKILFTNGINEAIFLLARVLTGNTAILEPCYSEYKRAFMNSHEIFSLNDINNYDNIILTNPNNPTGIYINNLHEIIKFYPDKFFIIDEAYIDFVLSDNIQRERLCDFDNAIILRSLTKIFHLSGVRIGYIIANESIIERVKKFLPTWSVNSIAQELAVKFLNDSNFYERTRKFYKYNTPEFMENLRLAGFDVLKSDVHYFLIRVNNDMEALRILLKNGMTARHTRNFAGLDGQYLRVATRFENENKFFIETLKSLSS
- the cobD gene encoding cobalamin biosynthesis protein CobD, which encodes MQFPIIFALAVLLDLTLGEINILPHPVKLIGRLINFLQAELFDLHSFKNGLAVTCITLFAAGLVVYLLLYISGCNDLVKIYLLYAALSWRDLKDETRPILFCLMRHDLEGARKFLSRVVGRDTQNLSEIEITRAVIETISENCIDGIISVIFYSWLGYCVNNSYGAYIFVWIFKAASTLDSMIGYKNFYEFGRPSAKLDDILNFIPARIGGVIIIISGGIKNIRRAAKIFCQDRLKHSSPNSAHGESAFSGVLNIKLGGGAYYNNKFIARPYLNESGNEPEIFDIVRAWQLLDISCALFAVIIIFLACLAA